Genomic window (Desulforapulum autotrophicum HRM2):
GTCTTTATTTCCTGTTTAAGCCGGTCTGTGGTCTGCTTTGGAACGGTCTCAAGATGCAGTGGGGTTAAATTTTGTACGCGGCAGTAGTCTCTGATAAGCTGGACATGGTCCAGGGCAGATTCCGCCATATTCATATCAGAATCAAAGAAAGCAATGGGATCCGTAAAGATGATTCCCAGAACAGACAGGGGAAAATGAAGAATTGCCTGTTCAATAAAAGACAGGGACGGCTGATTTACTGATATGTTAATGTCTGCATAAACGTATCGGAAAGAATTATCCAGCAGGGTCTGCACCTGGAAAGGGCCTTGGGTGCCGGGCAGCTGCGGAACGGTTATTCTGTTGTAATAAAAATATGTACCCCGGTAGTCATCCAGGCTGGCGACCATCTTTTGGGATGAAGTTTTTGAGTGTTCCTTTGACAGGGCTTCTTTAAAAGAGATGAGTCTGGAAATATGGTATCTTTTTAAAAGACGGTTCAGGCTGGACCTTGAACACCCTGGAAAAACAAATCTTTGAACCACCTGCAGGAGATCATCAAGACCAAGGTGAAGGCAGATTCTAAGCAGGACTACTACAATCTCCTGTTCCCGCGTCATTGCGGTCTTGATTGTTTTCGGGGTATGGGGGTTGTCTATTACAGATTTGCGTTTTTTCCATCGTCGGATGGTGGTTTCACTTACGCCAAATTTATCGGCAAGGTCTGAAATACTCGTCTGGGAGGCTTTCTGGATAAAAGCACGCTGGGCAGGGGTGGTCCTGGCATTTTTATGCAGGTTAATTCTCATATACGGGATGCTTCCTTTTTCGAACGCTTCAAACAATCCTGTGGGACTGGTTGGGGAAAATTAATTGCTGTACAGTAAAACCCAAATGACGACCTGGTTCATTGCACGGTAAATTTTGCCTGTTCAGACTCAAAAAGTCCTAGTTGTAATCTAATGGTAACAGGCGCATTTCAAAAAACAAGGTCAGGGCTGAATCAACATATTTTCCACACAATTCAATCCTGGGACTGAATTTTACAGGGCTTTACACCTAAACACTTTTTAGGTTGCATCCTTTACGGCCTTGATCATGGTGTCAGGGGGGACATCTGGAGATGGGAGGTGAAAAAGGTTCGATACTCGTCCTCCCGGTGGCTGACATAGAGTATGGTGCTCAGTCGTTCCCGTGCCACCTGTTCCAGGAAATCAAGTACGGCCAGGCGGTTTGGTTCATCCAGCCCCTGGGTGGCTTCATCCAGTATGAGCAACCTGGGAGTCTTGATCAGGGCCCTGGCAATGAGGACCAGGCGCTGATCGGCATAGGAAAGCTGGCGAAAAGGGGTGAGGGCCTCCTGGGCAAGACCTGTTCTCTCCAGCCATTTCATTGCTTTTTTTTCCTCTTCGGGGGTGTAGCGCCTGTAAAGGCCGATGGAGTCAAATAGACCAGAAATAATACAGTGCAGGGTATTGCCTGGAACGTGGTAATTTCTGTGCAGGTCCGGGCTGACAATACCCATGTGCTGCTTTAGTTCCCAGATGGATTCCCCAGTTCCCCGCTGGATGCCGAAGATGCGAAGGTCGTTCCGGTAGCAGGCCGGGTGATCCCCCATGATCATTTGGAGCAGGGTGGATTTTCCACATCCGTTAGGCCCTGTGACCAGGGTGTGCTCATGGGCGTGGATACAAAGGTCCAGGTCGGAAAATACCGGCTTGCCGTCATACCCGGCAGACCCCTTTTGAAGCCGGACAAGTTCCATTGATGGGACATCATCGGCACAGTCCCTGCCCGATGACTTTCCATTCTGAACCAGGTCTGCTATTGAGGCCTTGAAATCCGGAGGGCCTGTCCGGAGAATGGCTTCAACCTGATCCATAATTTCTGCCCGGGGACCTGCATGGGTCATTCGGCCGTTGACTATGC
Coding sequences:
- a CDS encoding ATP-binding cassette domain-containing protein, with translation MRIINASAHDLFVDRFEAGPGEAWCLVGTNRSGINTFFKLLAGELSDVKADLLELPKNPGVVSFKRQQALFEEELKKDDTDYLDRIDPGTRAAAFLNNPEDHGDLIRAFAMADSMDKGYRQLSTGQSRKLMLLAQITRGVESLVVQAPYEGLDRTSRDELDKALAVCHQWGLQLFITIHNRGDLPDWCTHVGGIVNGRMTHAGPRAEIMDQVEAILRTGPPDFKASIADLVQNGKSSGRDCADDVPSMELVRLQKGSAGYDGKPVFSDLDLCIHAHEHTLVTGPNGCGKSTLLQMIMGDHPACYRNDLRIFGIQRGTGESIWELKQHMGIVSPDLHRNYHVPGNTLHCIISGLFDSIGLYRRYTPEEEKKAMKWLERTGLAQEALTPFRQLSYADQRLVLIARALIKTPRLLILDEATQGLDEPNRLAVLDFLEQVARERLSTILYVSHREDEYRTFFTSHLQMSPLTP
- a CDS encoding helix-turn-helix domain-containing protein, giving the protein MRINLHKNARTTPAQRAFIQKASQTSISDLADKFGVSETTIRRWKKRKSVIDNPHTPKTIKTAMTREQEIVVVLLRICLHLGLDDLLQVVQRFVFPGCSRSSLNRLLKRYHISRLISFKEALSKEHSKTSSQKMVASLDDYRGTYFYYNRITVPQLPGTQGPFQVQTLLDNSFRYVYADINISVNQPSLSFIEQAILHFPLSVLGIIFTDPIAFFDSDMNMAESALDHVQLIRDYCRVQNLTPLHLETVPKQTTDRLKQEIKTIIQNHPQQINLHGFDNEKLLKSVWLYNTRLNLGSLKQNTPSQAIQDYYIHFPNSFRKKPNQSFGTSPSARGDE